In a single window of the Papaver somniferum cultivar HN1 chromosome 8, ASM357369v1, whole genome shotgun sequence genome:
- the LOC113305919 gene encoding uncharacterized protein LOC113305919 produces the protein MDSSEVSESVSSYNFELHKIAAQFEMCGEPLSEESKLEKTLGTFHASHIQNNELLIKNHESRPCGSAPVPEVNRASYSGHGHDRGKQGYRGKKRKRGGYRHRNANSHPYNKNVGAKQDKGKGSTSNSQKKSENPPKKNDEGCYRCGSKDHWYK, from the exons ATGGATTCATCTGAGGTTTCAGAATCTGTATCGTCTTACAATTTTGAATTGCATAAAATTGCTGCTCAATTTGAGATGTGCGGTGAGCCGTTGTCAGAAGAATCCAAGCTAGAGAAGACGTTAGGCACATTTCATGCTTCGCATATT CAGAATAACGAATTGTTAATTAAAAATCACGAGTCCCGTCCTTGTGGTTCTGCTCCGGTGCCCGAAGTAAATAGGGCATCGTATTCTGGACATGGACATGATCGTGGTAAGCAGGGTTATCGTGGAAAGAAGCGTAAACGCGGAGGCTATAGGCATAGAAATGCCAACAGCCATCCGTATAACAAAAATGTGGGAGCGAAGCAAGATAAAGGGAAGGGATCGACTTCCAATTCTCAAAAGAAATCTGAGAATCCCCCCAAGAAAAATGACGAGGGTTGTTATCGCTGTGGTTCTAAAGACCATTGGTATAAATGA
- the LOC113302590 gene encoding mediator of RNA polymerase II transcription subunit 31-like: protein MLKGITIATGLLVFAMTSDKESNDGALTSPRPGNVYKDPDDGRQRFLLELEFIQCLANPTYIHYLAQNRYFEDEAFIGYLKYLKYWQQPEYLKFIMYPHCLYFLELLQNANFRNAMAHPGNKELAHRQQFFFWKNYRNNRLKHIVPRPLPEPVAPPPSLPPPPCMLMQAPSVGGPAPAGPPSHTPMHYAMPPGSSLQKVDSRNVSVDRRKRKKEG, encoded by the exons ATGTTAAAGGGGATCACCATAGCTACAG GTCTTTTGGTGTTTGCAATGACTTCGGACAAAGAGAGCAATGATGGAGCTTTAACCTCACCCAG GCCAGGAAATGTATACAAGGATCCTGATGATGGACGTCAACGTTTTCTCCTTGAATTGGAGTTTATTCAGTGTTTAGCTAATCCCACCTACATTCACT ATCTAGCTCAAAATCGGTACTTCGAGGATGAAGCTTTCATTGGTTATTTGAAATACCTTAAATATTGGCAGCAACCAGAGTACTTAAAGTTCATAAT GTACCCACATTGCTTGTACTTTCTTGAACTTCTTCAAAATGCAAATTTCCGCAATGCAATGGCGCATCCTGGAAACAAG GAGTTGGCACATaggcaacaattttttttttggaagaactaTCGGAACAATCGTTTAAAGCATATTGTTCCACGTCCGCTTCCTGAACCTGTTGCTCCTCCCCCCTCTCTTCCTCCCCCACCTTGTATGCTAATGCAAGCTCCATCTGTTGGTGGTCCCGCTCCTGCTGGTCCTCCTTCCCACACTCCTATGCACTACGCCATGCCACCCGGATCTTCCTTACAGAAGGTTGATAGCAGAAATGTATCAGTCGATCGAAGGAAGAGAAA GAAAGAAGGCTGA